AATGCAATTACCCTCGGGAATCCCTTTTGTATCCGGAACACCTTCAAAAACGAGATCAAAAGTAGCGCCAATTTCACGCAAGTCAGATAAAGCGACGTGAACCGCCAAATCACCCTCATGTATCTTGCCCGTCACCACTTTCCACGTTTCTTCCGCCCCTACGATAGCCTGCAGTGTCAGTGTTAATAAAATCACCCGTATCACAGCGCTCATGAGATTTCTTCCCTTCTTAAAGGTTCTAAAGGATATATACTATACTTTCGCCTAAGCTTTACCACCATCCAAAAAGTATAGCTTGAATTCATAGTCAAAGTATAAAAAAAATAGGCTTGCTATCCTTAATACGCCCCTCTCCCCGAATGCTCTTGGTGTTCTTTCAATGATGCTCCTAAGCCTACCGGTATTTGCTAGAATAACCTAAAACAGTGTGCTGACGAATAGACTTTTGCAAGGACATGTCAACGAATTATGCAACGGCCTCGACGATTTTTAATCCTGAGCACCCCCATATTCCTCATCCTCTTTTCTGTTGCTCTTGTAGTATTGCCGGCGGAACTTGTGTTCCGCATTAAAGATGCCTATTATCCCGTGGAACTGAGCCCTATCGTTGAGCCGCACCCACAATTAGGCTGGCAAGGACGGCGCAATTATCGCAGCACGCAAGAGCGTTTGGACAGCGTAGGCAGGCTCCATGAAGTGACTATAGCAACGGATGACAATGGCTTTCGACAATTCGGCGGGCCTAATCGTGCGGGCTGCCGCGTCTTCTTCATCGGAGATTCTTATACCTTCGCGGAAGACGCAGACCAATCAGAAAGCTATTATGCGCTTGTGTCGGAAAGCTTAGGGCTTGACGCCTTTGCCTACGGCGCGCAAGGTTTCAGTACCCTTCAAGAATACCTGATACTGGATGAATGGCTGGAACAGATCGCACCGGATCTCGTGGTGCTGCAATTTTGTCATAACGACTTTATTAACAATTCTTTTGAATTGACACGGCTGAGCGCCAAGGGACAGTGTCATGTGGATCAACCTTATTTATCGGACAATGGGAAGATCATTTATAAAAATCCCGGCCATGGATCTTTGTCTGCCGCCCTTTCATGGATTCCGTCTCGACTACTCCGCTCTCTCGCCTACCGTATCGATAACCGGCATGGGCTGCCGTCAAGAGACAACACGATCGAGAATCTTGTGGAAGAGAAAGGGCGCTCCTTCCCCCTCTTTGAAGAAAGTGTGCAGACTACGGAGCGTCTGCTGAGGATGGTGAAGGAGCGTTGCGGCGACACCCCCCTTCTC
This genomic window from Candidatus Hydrogenedentota bacterium contains:
- a CDS encoding SGNH/GDSL hydrolase family protein, producing MQRPRRFLILSTPIFLILFSVALVVLPAELVFRIKDAYYPVELSPIVEPHPQLGWQGRRNYRSTQERLDSVGRLHEVTIATDDNGFRQFGGPNRAGCRVFFIGDSYTFAEDADQSESYYALVSESLGLDAFAYGAQGFSTLQEYLILDEWLEQIAPDLVVLQFCHNDFINNSFELTRLSAKGQCHVDQPYLSDNGKIIYKNPGHGSLSAALSWIPSRLLRSLAYRIDNRHGLPSRDNTIENLVEEKGRSFPLFEESVQTTERLLRMVKERCGDTPLLVFTVDCIEPYFSAFNAICANLEIAQVEGIAEAINEAAQRDETVFAADQFHWTGTGHGLCAAHLERALQEKCGGEA